One genomic segment of Cellulophaga sp. HaHaR_3_176 includes these proteins:
- a CDS encoding RNA methyltransferase: MNAIKQISSLQNSLIKSVLVLKDKSRERKKTGEFVLEGSREFQLALKGKYTIKTLFFNEAIVTEKEILELLKNLKHSPELIKVSKEVYQKIAYRETTEGIIAIAKAKSHLLSDLKFNTKNPLILIAEATEKPGNIGALLRTADAAKLDAVLIANPKGDLYNPNIIRSSIGCVFTNNVAMGSTEEIISFLKDNDIAIYCAALTASENYTKIDYSKPSAIVVGTEATGLSNEWLDNSTQNIIIPMEGEIDSMNVSVSAAIVIFEAKRQRAL, encoded by the coding sequence ATGAATGCAATAAAACAAATTAGTAGCTTACAGAACTCTTTGATTAAAAGCGTTTTAGTTTTAAAAGATAAATCTCGAGAACGCAAAAAAACTGGGGAATTTGTTTTAGAAGGTTCTAGAGAATTTCAATTAGCACTAAAAGGCAAATATACCATAAAAACCTTATTTTTTAATGAGGCAATAGTTACTGAAAAAGAAATACTTGAACTATTAAAAAACTTAAAACACTCACCTGAATTAATTAAGGTATCAAAAGAAGTATATCAAAAAATTGCATACAGAGAAACAACTGAAGGTATAATAGCTATCGCAAAAGCTAAATCGCACTTATTATCTGACTTAAAGTTTAACACTAAAAACCCTTTAATACTTATAGCAGAAGCTACAGAAAAACCTGGTAACATAGGAGCCCTATTAAGAACTGCCGATGCCGCTAAATTAGATGCTGTACTTATCGCTAATCCTAAAGGAGATTTATACAACCCTAACATTATACGTTCAAGCATTGGTTGCGTTTTTACTAATAATGTTGCTATGGGTAGTACTGAAGAAATCATATCTTTTTTAAAAGATAATGATATTGCTATATATTGTGCAGCTTTGACTGCCTCTGAAAATTATACGAAAATTGATTATTCTAAACCTTCTGCAATTGTTGTTGGCACAGAAGCTACAGGCCTATCAAACGAATGGCTCGATAATTCTACTCAAAACATTATTATTCCTATGGAAGGCGAAATAGATTCTATGAATGTATCAGTATCTGCCGCAATTGTAATTTTTGAAGCAAAAAGACAACGAGCTTTATAA
- a CDS encoding M48 family metallopeptidase: MTIEVLFYIIIGILTLQFILETSLEVLNAKKYKDPVPNELNDVFDSTAYQKSQDYKETNYKFGLITTTFSFLLTICILIFGGFEWIDSTARSFTDNTIVIALIFFGIIMIGSDIITTPFAYYSTFSIEEKFGFNKSTRKLFFLDKLKGWLMTIVIGGLLLAAIIWFFEWAGSNFWIYTWLLVAVFSLIMNLFYSRLIVPLFNKQTPLENGSLKSKIENYAQQVGFELQNIFVIDGSKRSTKANAYFSGFGKEKRVTLYDTLINDLNEDEIVAVLAHEVGHYKKKHIIFNLFASILLTGLTLFILSLFINTPEVSLAIGVNTPSFHAALVGFGILYSPISEITGLVMNYMSRKFEYQADDYAKNTFASTPLITSLKKLSKNSLSNLTPHPAYVFMHYSHPTLIDRIKNLKA, translated from the coding sequence ATGACAATTGAAGTTTTATTTTACATTATTATTGGTATACTTACTCTACAGTTTATACTAGAAACTAGCTTAGAGGTTTTGAATGCGAAAAAATATAAAGACCCTGTACCAAATGAGCTCAATGACGTTTTTGACTCTACAGCATACCAAAAGTCGCAAGATTATAAAGAAACTAATTATAAATTCGGTCTGATAACAACAACATTCTCATTTTTATTAACCATCTGTATTTTGATTTTTGGTGGTTTTGAATGGATTGATTCAACTGCTAGAAGTTTTACAGATAATACTATAGTTATCGCTTTAATTTTCTTTGGAATTATTATGATTGGTAGTGATATAATAACCACTCCATTTGCCTACTACTCTACTTTTAGTATTGAAGAAAAATTTGGCTTTAATAAATCTACCAGAAAATTATTTTTTTTAGATAAACTAAAAGGGTGGTTAATGACTATAGTTATTGGTGGATTATTGTTAGCTGCAATTATTTGGTTTTTTGAATGGGCTGGGTCTAATTTTTGGATATACACTTGGCTTTTAGTCGCTGTATTTTCTTTAATTATGAATCTATTTTATAGTCGATTAATTGTGCCTCTTTTTAACAAACAAACACCTTTAGAAAATGGCTCACTAAAAAGTAAAATTGAAAACTATGCACAACAAGTAGGTTTCGAACTTCAGAATATATTTGTAATAGATGGCTCTAAAAGATCAACAAAAGCAAATGCTTATTTTTCAGGCTTTGGTAAAGAAAAAAGAGTTACACTTTATGACACACTGATTAATGATTTAAATGAAGATGAAATTGTTGCTGTTTTAGCTCATGAAGTTGGACATTATAAGAAAAAGCATATTATATTTAATTTATTTGCATCAATATTACTAACTGGGCTTACTCTTTTTATATTATCACTTTTTATAAATACTCCAGAAGTATCATTAGCAATTGGCGTAAATACACCTAGTTTTCATGCTGCACTTGTCGGTTTTGGTATTTTATACAGTCCCATTTCAGAAATTACTGGGCTAGTTATGAACTATATGTCTAGAAAATTTGAATACCAAGCAGATGATTATGCTAAAAACACCTTTGCTTCTACCCCATTAATTACATCTCTTAAAAAACTATCTAAAAATAGTT